Proteins from a genomic interval of Equus quagga isolate Etosha38 chromosome 11, UCLA_HA_Equagga_1.0, whole genome shotgun sequence:
- the FMNL1 gene encoding formin-like protein 1 isoform X1: MGNAAGSAEQPASPAALSPKQPAAPKQPMPAAGELEERFNRVLNCMNLPPDKVQLLSQYDNEKKWELICDQERFQVKNPPAAYIQKLRSYLETGGVSRKVAADWMSNLGFKRRVQESTQVLRELEISLRTNHIGWVQEFLNEENRGLDVLLEYLAFAQCSVTYDIESTDNGAPGSEKSKPLEQSVEDLSKGPPSALPPQPKSRHLTIKCPPSPRLTPAHSRKALRNSRIVSQKDDVHVCIMCLRAIMNYQSGFSLVMNHPACVNEIALSLNNKNPRTKALVLELLAAVCLVRGGHEIILAAFDNFKEACGEQHRFEKLMEYFRNEDSNIDFMVACMQFINIVVHSVENMNFRVFLQYEFTHLGLDLYLEKLRHTESDKLQVQIQAYLDNVFDVGALLEDTETKNAVLEHMEELQEQVTLLTERLRDAENESMAKIAELEKQLSQARKELETLRDRFSESTAMGVSRRPPEPEKVPAPAPARPSALELKVEELEEKGLIRILRGPGDAVSIEILQVAVATPSGSDAPTPGVPTGSPSPDLPPAAEPVPGAAPPPPPPPSPPPLPSLPSQQEAPPLAPPPAPPLPGSPEPPPPPPLPGDLPPPPPPPPPPPGTDGPVPPPPPPLGGPSDALGRPGPEMGPGVKAKKPIQTKFRMPLLNWVALKPSQITGTVFTELNDEKVLQELDMSDFEEQFKTKSQGPSLDLSALKSKAAQKAPSQATLIEANRAKNLAITLRKGNMGADRICQAIETYDLQALGLDFLELLTRFLPTEYERSLIARFEREQRPMEELSEEDRFMLRFSRIPRLQERMATLTFLGNFPDTAQLLMPQLNAVIAASMSIKSSDKLRQILEIVLAFGNYMNSSKRGAAYGFRLQSLDALLEMKSTDRKQTLLHYLVKVIAEKYPQLTGFHSDLHFLDKAGSVSLDSVLGDVRSLQRGLELTQREFVRQDDCVVLKEFLRANSPTMDKLLADSKTAQEAYESVVEYFGENPKTTSPSMFFTLFSRFIKAYKKAEQEVEQWKKEAAAQEAGADTLGRGEPPAPKSPPKIRRQQMDLISELKRKQQKEPLIYESDRDGAIEDIITDLRNQPYIRADTGRRSARRRPPGPPLQVTSDISL, encoded by the exons AACTGCATGAACTTGCCCCCGGATAAGGTCCAGCTGCTGAGCCAGTATGACAACGAGAAGAAGTGGGAGCTCATCTGTGACCAG GAGCGATTTCAAGTCAAGAACCCCCCCGCAGCCTACATCCAGAAGCTGAGGAGCTACCTGGAAACGGGTGGGGTCAGCCGAAAGGTAGCAGCTGACTGGATGTCCAACCTGGGG TTTAAGAGGCGAGTTCAGGAGTCCACGCAGGTGCTGCGGGAGCTGGAGATCTCCCTGAGGACAAACCACATTGG GTGGGTGCAGGAGTTCCTCAACGAGGAGAACCGCGGCCTGGACGTGCTCCTCGAGTACCTGGCCTTTGCCCAGTGCTCCGTCAC GTATGACATAGAGAGCACAGACAATGGGGCCCCCGGCTCAGAGAAGAGCAAGCCGCTGGAGCAGTCGGTGGAAGATCTCAGCAAGGGTCCACCCTCAGCCTTGCCACCACAGCCCAAGAGTCGCCACCTGACCATCAA GTGCCCCCCTTCTCCCCG GCTGACCCCGGCCCACAGCAGGAAGGCCCTGCGGAATTCTCGCATCGTCAGCCAGAAGGACGACGTCCACGTCTGCATCATGTGCTTGCGTGCCATCATGAACTACCAG tCTGGCTTCAGCCTCGTCATGAACCACCCAGCCTGCGTCAATGAGATCGCTCTGAGCCTCAACAACAAGAACCCCAG AACGAAGGCTCTGGTGCTGGAGCTGCTGGCAGCTGTGTGCCTGGTGCGGGGAGGACATGAAATCATCCTTGCAGCCTTTGACAACTTCAAGGAG GCGTGTGGGGAGCAGCACCGCTTTGAAAAGCTGATGGAATATTTCCGGAACGAGGATAGCAATATCGACTTCATG GTGGCCTGCATGCAGTTCATCAACATCGTGGTACACTCAGTGGAGAACATGAACTTCCGTGTCTTCCTGCAATATGAGTTCACCCACCTGGGCCTGGACCTGTACTTGGAG AAACTTCGACACACGGAGAGTGACAAGCTGCAGGTGCAGATCCAGGCATACTTGGACAATGTGTTTGATGTCGGTGCGCTGCTGGAGGACACTGAGACCAAGAATGCTGTGCTGGAGCACATGGAGGAGCTGCAGGagcaggtgaccctg CTGACAGAGCGGCTTCGGGACGCGGAGAACGAATCCATGGCCAAGATCGCAGAGCTGGAAAAGCAGCTAAGCCAGGCCCGAAAGGAGTTGGAGACCCTGCGG GACCGCTTCAGTGAGTCGACCGCCATGGGCGTCTCCAGGCGTCCGCCTGAGCCTGAGAAAGTGCCTGCCCCCGCCCCGGCGCGGCCTTCCGCCCTGGAGCTGaaggtggaggagctggaggagaaggggttAATCCGTATACTGCGGGGGCCCGGGGATGCTGTCTCCATCGAGATCCTCCAGGTCGCTGTGGCAACTCCGAGCGGCAGTGATGCCCCGACTCCGGGGGTGCCCACCGGCTCTCCCAGCCCAG ATCTCCCACCTGCAGCAGAGCCGGTTCCCGGAGCAGCGCCCCCAccgcccccgcccccgtccccgcccccactgcccagcctcccctcccagcaggAAGCCCCGCCCTTGGCGCCCCCACCGGCCCCACCTCTCCCAGGCAGCCCggagcccccgcccccgccgcctctGCCGGGAGACttgccgcccccacccccgccgcccccgccgcctccTGGTACAGATGGTCCGGTGCCTCCGCCGCCCCCGCCTCTGGGAGGTCCCTCTGATGCCCTTGGAAGGCCCGGCCCAGAGATGGGCCCAG GAGTGAAGGCCAAGAAACCCATCCAGACCAAGTTCAGAATGCCGCTCTTAAACTGGGTGGCCTTGAAACCCAGCCAGATTACAGGCACCGTCTTCACCGAGCTCAATGATGAGAAGGTGCTACAG gAGCTGGACATGAGTGACTTTGAAGAGCAGTTCAAGACAAAATCCCAAGGTCCCAGCCTGGACCTCAGTGCTCTGAAGAGTAAGGCAGCGCAGAAGGCCCCCAGCCAGGCCACGCTCATCGAGGCCAACCGGGCCAAGAACCTGGCCATCACCCTGCGTAAGGGCAACATGGGGGCCGACCGCATCTGCCAGGCCATTGAGAC GTACGACCTACAGGCCCTCGGCCTGGACTTCCTGGAGCTGCTGACCCGCTTCTTGCCCACGGAGTATGAGCGCAGCCTCATCGCCCGCTTCGAGCGGGAGCAGCGGCCGATGGAAGAGCTGTCGGAGGAGGACCGCTTCATGCTGCGCTTCAGCCGCATCCCGCGCCTGCAGGAGCGGATGGCCACGCTCACCTTCCTGGGCAACTTCCCGGATACTGCCCAGCTGCTCATGCCG CAACTGAATGCCGTCATTGCAGCCTCAATGTCCATCAAATCTTCTGACAAACTCCGCCAGATCCTGGAG atCGTCCTGGCCTTCGGCAACTACATGAACAGCAGCAAGCGTGGAGCAGCCTATGGCTTCCGGCTCCAGAGTCTGGATGCG CTGCTGGAGATGAAGTCGACTGATCGCAAGCAGACGCTGCTGCACTACCTGGTGAAGGTCATTGCTGAGAAGTACCCACAGCTCACAGGCTTCCACAGCGACCTGCACTTCCTGGACAAGGCCGGCTCAG TGTCCCTGGACAGTGTCCTAGGGGATGTGCGCTCCCTGCAGCGAGGCCTGGAGTTGACCCAACGGGAGTTTGTGCGGCAGGATGACTGCGTGGTGCTCAAGGAGTTCCTGAGGGCCAACTCACCCACCATGGATAAGCTACTGGCAGACAGCAAGACGGCTCAG GAGGCCTACGAGTCTGTGGTGGAGTACTTCGGAGAGAACCCCAAGACCACGTCCCCCTCCATGTTCTTTACCCTCTTTAGCCGCTTCATCAAGGCCTACAAG AAAGCTGAGCAGGAGGTGGAACAGTGGAAGAAAGAAGCAGCTGCCCAGGAGGCAGGCGCCGACACCCTGGGCAGAGGGGAGCCCCCAGCACCCAAG tcCCCACCCAAGATCCGGCGGCAACAGATGGACCTCATCTCTGAGCTGAAACGGAAACAGCAGAAGGAGCCACTTATCTATGAGAGTGACCGTGATGGGGCCATTGAAGATATCATCACAG ATTTGCGGAACCAGCCCTACATCCGCGCAGACACAGGCCGCCGCAGTGCTCGCCGGCGCCCCCCGGGACCTCCCCTGCAGGTCACCTCCGACATCTCGCTGTAG
- the FMNL1 gene encoding formin-like protein 1 isoform X4 — MGNAAGSAEQPASPAALSPKQPAAPKQPMPAAGELEERFNRVLNCMNLPPDKVQLLSQYDNEKKWELICDQERFQVKNPPAAYIQKLRSYLETGGVSRKVAADWMSNLGFKRRVQESTQVLRELEISLRTNHIGWVQEFLNEENRGLDVLLEYLAFAQCSVTYDIESTDNGAPGSEKSKPLEQSVEDLSKGPPSALPPQPKSRHLTIKLTPAHSRKALRNSRIVSQKDDVHVCIMCLRAIMNYQSGFSLVMNHPACVNEIALSLNNKNPRTKALVLELLAAVCLVRGGHEIILAAFDNFKEACGEQHRFEKLMEYFRNEDSNIDFMVACMQFINIVVHSVENMNFRVFLQYEFTHLGLDLYLEKLRHTESDKLQVQIQAYLDNVFDVGALLEDTETKNAVLEHMEELQEQVTLLTERLRDAENESMAKIAELEKQLSQARKELETLRDRFSESTAMGVSRRPPEPEKVPAPAPARPSALELKVEELEEKGLIRILRGPGDAVSIEILQVAVATPSGSDAPTPGVPTGSPSPDLPPAAEPVPGAAPPPPPPPSPPPLPSLPSQQEAPPLAPPPAPPLPGSPEPPPPPPLPGDLPPPPPPPPPPPGTDGPVPPPPPPLGGPSDALGRPGPEMGPGVKAKKPIQTKFRMPLLNWVALKPSQITGTVFTELNDEKVLQELDMSDFEEQFKTKSQGPSLDLSALKSKAAQKAPSQATLIEANRAKNLAITLRKGNMGADRICQAIETYDLQALGLDFLELLTRFLPTEYERSLIARFEREQRPMEELSEEDRFMLRFSRIPRLQERMATLTFLGNFPDTAQLLMPQLNAVIAASMSIKSSDKLRQILEIVLAFGNYMNSSKRGAAYGFRLQSLDALLEMKSTDRKQTLLHYLVKVIAEKYPQLTGFHSDLHFLDKAGSVSLDSVLGDVRSLQRGLELTQREFVRQDDCVVLKEFLRANSPTMDKLLADSKTAQEAYESVVEYFGENPKTTSPSMFFTLFSRFIKAYKKAEQEVEQWKKEAAAQEAGADTLGRGEPPAPKSPPKIRRQQMDLISELKRKQQKEPLIYESDRDGAIEDIITVLKTVPFTARTGKRTSRLLCEASLGEEIPL; from the exons AACTGCATGAACTTGCCCCCGGATAAGGTCCAGCTGCTGAGCCAGTATGACAACGAGAAGAAGTGGGAGCTCATCTGTGACCAG GAGCGATTTCAAGTCAAGAACCCCCCCGCAGCCTACATCCAGAAGCTGAGGAGCTACCTGGAAACGGGTGGGGTCAGCCGAAAGGTAGCAGCTGACTGGATGTCCAACCTGGGG TTTAAGAGGCGAGTTCAGGAGTCCACGCAGGTGCTGCGGGAGCTGGAGATCTCCCTGAGGACAAACCACATTGG GTGGGTGCAGGAGTTCCTCAACGAGGAGAACCGCGGCCTGGACGTGCTCCTCGAGTACCTGGCCTTTGCCCAGTGCTCCGTCAC GTATGACATAGAGAGCACAGACAATGGGGCCCCCGGCTCAGAGAAGAGCAAGCCGCTGGAGCAGTCGGTGGAAGATCTCAGCAAGGGTCCACCCTCAGCCTTGCCACCACAGCCCAAGAGTCGCCACCTGACCATCAA GCTGACCCCGGCCCACAGCAGGAAGGCCCTGCGGAATTCTCGCATCGTCAGCCAGAAGGACGACGTCCACGTCTGCATCATGTGCTTGCGTGCCATCATGAACTACCAG tCTGGCTTCAGCCTCGTCATGAACCACCCAGCCTGCGTCAATGAGATCGCTCTGAGCCTCAACAACAAGAACCCCAG AACGAAGGCTCTGGTGCTGGAGCTGCTGGCAGCTGTGTGCCTGGTGCGGGGAGGACATGAAATCATCCTTGCAGCCTTTGACAACTTCAAGGAG GCGTGTGGGGAGCAGCACCGCTTTGAAAAGCTGATGGAATATTTCCGGAACGAGGATAGCAATATCGACTTCATG GTGGCCTGCATGCAGTTCATCAACATCGTGGTACACTCAGTGGAGAACATGAACTTCCGTGTCTTCCTGCAATATGAGTTCACCCACCTGGGCCTGGACCTGTACTTGGAG AAACTTCGACACACGGAGAGTGACAAGCTGCAGGTGCAGATCCAGGCATACTTGGACAATGTGTTTGATGTCGGTGCGCTGCTGGAGGACACTGAGACCAAGAATGCTGTGCTGGAGCACATGGAGGAGCTGCAGGagcaggtgaccctg CTGACAGAGCGGCTTCGGGACGCGGAGAACGAATCCATGGCCAAGATCGCAGAGCTGGAAAAGCAGCTAAGCCAGGCCCGAAAGGAGTTGGAGACCCTGCGG GACCGCTTCAGTGAGTCGACCGCCATGGGCGTCTCCAGGCGTCCGCCTGAGCCTGAGAAAGTGCCTGCCCCCGCCCCGGCGCGGCCTTCCGCCCTGGAGCTGaaggtggaggagctggaggagaaggggttAATCCGTATACTGCGGGGGCCCGGGGATGCTGTCTCCATCGAGATCCTCCAGGTCGCTGTGGCAACTCCGAGCGGCAGTGATGCCCCGACTCCGGGGGTGCCCACCGGCTCTCCCAGCCCAG ATCTCCCACCTGCAGCAGAGCCGGTTCCCGGAGCAGCGCCCCCAccgcccccgcccccgtccccgcccccactgcccagcctcccctcccagcaggAAGCCCCGCCCTTGGCGCCCCCACCGGCCCCACCTCTCCCAGGCAGCCCggagcccccgcccccgccgcctctGCCGGGAGACttgccgcccccacccccgccgcccccgccgcctccTGGTACAGATGGTCCGGTGCCTCCGCCGCCCCCGCCTCTGGGAGGTCCCTCTGATGCCCTTGGAAGGCCCGGCCCAGAGATGGGCCCAG GAGTGAAGGCCAAGAAACCCATCCAGACCAAGTTCAGAATGCCGCTCTTAAACTGGGTGGCCTTGAAACCCAGCCAGATTACAGGCACCGTCTTCACCGAGCTCAATGATGAGAAGGTGCTACAG gAGCTGGACATGAGTGACTTTGAAGAGCAGTTCAAGACAAAATCCCAAGGTCCCAGCCTGGACCTCAGTGCTCTGAAGAGTAAGGCAGCGCAGAAGGCCCCCAGCCAGGCCACGCTCATCGAGGCCAACCGGGCCAAGAACCTGGCCATCACCCTGCGTAAGGGCAACATGGGGGCCGACCGCATCTGCCAGGCCATTGAGAC GTACGACCTACAGGCCCTCGGCCTGGACTTCCTGGAGCTGCTGACCCGCTTCTTGCCCACGGAGTATGAGCGCAGCCTCATCGCCCGCTTCGAGCGGGAGCAGCGGCCGATGGAAGAGCTGTCGGAGGAGGACCGCTTCATGCTGCGCTTCAGCCGCATCCCGCGCCTGCAGGAGCGGATGGCCACGCTCACCTTCCTGGGCAACTTCCCGGATACTGCCCAGCTGCTCATGCCG CAACTGAATGCCGTCATTGCAGCCTCAATGTCCATCAAATCTTCTGACAAACTCCGCCAGATCCTGGAG atCGTCCTGGCCTTCGGCAACTACATGAACAGCAGCAAGCGTGGAGCAGCCTATGGCTTCCGGCTCCAGAGTCTGGATGCG CTGCTGGAGATGAAGTCGACTGATCGCAAGCAGACGCTGCTGCACTACCTGGTGAAGGTCATTGCTGAGAAGTACCCACAGCTCACAGGCTTCCACAGCGACCTGCACTTCCTGGACAAGGCCGGCTCAG TGTCCCTGGACAGTGTCCTAGGGGATGTGCGCTCCCTGCAGCGAGGCCTGGAGTTGACCCAACGGGAGTTTGTGCGGCAGGATGACTGCGTGGTGCTCAAGGAGTTCCTGAGGGCCAACTCACCCACCATGGATAAGCTACTGGCAGACAGCAAGACGGCTCAG GAGGCCTACGAGTCTGTGGTGGAGTACTTCGGAGAGAACCCCAAGACCACGTCCCCCTCCATGTTCTTTACCCTCTTTAGCCGCTTCATCAAGGCCTACAAG AAAGCTGAGCAGGAGGTGGAACAGTGGAAGAAAGAAGCAGCTGCCCAGGAGGCAGGCGCCGACACCCTGGGCAGAGGGGAGCCCCCAGCACCCAAG tcCCCACCCAAGATCCGGCGGCAACAGATGGACCTCATCTCTGAGCTGAAACGGAAACAGCAGAAGGAGCCACTTATCTATGAGAGTGACCGTGATGGGGCCATTGAAGATATCATCACAG TGCTCAAGACGGTGCCCTTCACGGCCCGCACCGGCAAGCGGACGTCCAGGCTCCTCTGTGAGGCCAGCCTGGGAGAGGAGATCCCCCTCTAG
- the FMNL1 gene encoding formin-like protein 1 isoform X2: MGNAAGSAEQPASPAALSPKQPAAPKQPMPAAGELEERFNRVLNCMNLPPDKVQLLSQYDNEKKWELICDQERFQVKNPPAAYIQKLRSYLETGGVSRKVAADWMSNLGFKRRVQESTQVLRELEISLRTNHIGWVQEFLNEENRGLDVLLEYLAFAQCSVTYDIESTDNGAPGSEKSKPLEQSVEDLSKGPPSALPPQPKSRHLTIKCPPSPRLTPAHSRKALRNSRIVSQKDDVHVCIMCLRAIMNYQSGFSLVMNHPACVNEIALSLNNKNPRTKALVLELLAAVCLVRGGHEIILAAFDNFKEACGEQHRFEKLMEYFRNEDSNIDFMVACMQFINIVVHSVENMNFRVFLQYEFTHLGLDLYLEKLRHTESDKLQVQIQAYLDNVFDVGALLEDTETKNAVLEHMEELQEQVTLLTERLRDAENESMAKIAELEKQLSQARKELETLRDRFSESTAMGVSRRPPEPEKVPAPAPARPSALELKVEELEEKGLIRILRGPGDAVSIEILQVAVATPSGSDAPTPGVPTGSPSPDLPPAAEPVPGAAPPPPPPPSPPPLPSLPSQQEAPPLAPPPAPPLPGSPEPPPPPPLPGDLPPPPPPPPPPPGTDGPVPPPPPPLGGPSDALGRPGPEMGPGVKAKKPIQTKFRMPLLNWVALKPSQITGTVFTELNDEKVLQELDMSDFEEQFKTKSQGPSLDLSALKSKAAQKAPSQATLIEANRAKNLAITLRKGNMGADRICQAIETYDLQALGLDFLELLTRFLPTEYERSLIARFEREQRPMEELSEEDRFMLRFSRIPRLQERMATLTFLGNFPDTAQLLMPQLNAVIAASMSIKSSDKLRQILEIVLAFGNYMNSSKRGAAYGFRLQSLDALLEMKSTDRKQTLLHYLVKVIAEKYPQLTGFHSDLHFLDKAGSVSLDSVLGDVRSLQRGLELTQREFVRQDDCVVLKEFLRANSPTMDKLLADSKTAQEAYESVVEYFGENPKTTSPSMFFTLFSRFIKAYKKAEQEVEQWKKEAAAQEAGADTLGRGEPPAPKSPPKIRRQQMDLISELKRKQQKEPLIYESDRDGAIEDIITVLKTVPFTARTGKRTSRLLCEASLGEEIPL, from the exons AACTGCATGAACTTGCCCCCGGATAAGGTCCAGCTGCTGAGCCAGTATGACAACGAGAAGAAGTGGGAGCTCATCTGTGACCAG GAGCGATTTCAAGTCAAGAACCCCCCCGCAGCCTACATCCAGAAGCTGAGGAGCTACCTGGAAACGGGTGGGGTCAGCCGAAAGGTAGCAGCTGACTGGATGTCCAACCTGGGG TTTAAGAGGCGAGTTCAGGAGTCCACGCAGGTGCTGCGGGAGCTGGAGATCTCCCTGAGGACAAACCACATTGG GTGGGTGCAGGAGTTCCTCAACGAGGAGAACCGCGGCCTGGACGTGCTCCTCGAGTACCTGGCCTTTGCCCAGTGCTCCGTCAC GTATGACATAGAGAGCACAGACAATGGGGCCCCCGGCTCAGAGAAGAGCAAGCCGCTGGAGCAGTCGGTGGAAGATCTCAGCAAGGGTCCACCCTCAGCCTTGCCACCACAGCCCAAGAGTCGCCACCTGACCATCAA GTGCCCCCCTTCTCCCCG GCTGACCCCGGCCCACAGCAGGAAGGCCCTGCGGAATTCTCGCATCGTCAGCCAGAAGGACGACGTCCACGTCTGCATCATGTGCTTGCGTGCCATCATGAACTACCAG tCTGGCTTCAGCCTCGTCATGAACCACCCAGCCTGCGTCAATGAGATCGCTCTGAGCCTCAACAACAAGAACCCCAG AACGAAGGCTCTGGTGCTGGAGCTGCTGGCAGCTGTGTGCCTGGTGCGGGGAGGACATGAAATCATCCTTGCAGCCTTTGACAACTTCAAGGAG GCGTGTGGGGAGCAGCACCGCTTTGAAAAGCTGATGGAATATTTCCGGAACGAGGATAGCAATATCGACTTCATG GTGGCCTGCATGCAGTTCATCAACATCGTGGTACACTCAGTGGAGAACATGAACTTCCGTGTCTTCCTGCAATATGAGTTCACCCACCTGGGCCTGGACCTGTACTTGGAG AAACTTCGACACACGGAGAGTGACAAGCTGCAGGTGCAGATCCAGGCATACTTGGACAATGTGTTTGATGTCGGTGCGCTGCTGGAGGACACTGAGACCAAGAATGCTGTGCTGGAGCACATGGAGGAGCTGCAGGagcaggtgaccctg CTGACAGAGCGGCTTCGGGACGCGGAGAACGAATCCATGGCCAAGATCGCAGAGCTGGAAAAGCAGCTAAGCCAGGCCCGAAAGGAGTTGGAGACCCTGCGG GACCGCTTCAGTGAGTCGACCGCCATGGGCGTCTCCAGGCGTCCGCCTGAGCCTGAGAAAGTGCCTGCCCCCGCCCCGGCGCGGCCTTCCGCCCTGGAGCTGaaggtggaggagctggaggagaaggggttAATCCGTATACTGCGGGGGCCCGGGGATGCTGTCTCCATCGAGATCCTCCAGGTCGCTGTGGCAACTCCGAGCGGCAGTGATGCCCCGACTCCGGGGGTGCCCACCGGCTCTCCCAGCCCAG ATCTCCCACCTGCAGCAGAGCCGGTTCCCGGAGCAGCGCCCCCAccgcccccgcccccgtccccgcccccactgcccagcctcccctcccagcaggAAGCCCCGCCCTTGGCGCCCCCACCGGCCCCACCTCTCCCAGGCAGCCCggagcccccgcccccgccgcctctGCCGGGAGACttgccgcccccacccccgccgcccccgccgcctccTGGTACAGATGGTCCGGTGCCTCCGCCGCCCCCGCCTCTGGGAGGTCCCTCTGATGCCCTTGGAAGGCCCGGCCCAGAGATGGGCCCAG GAGTGAAGGCCAAGAAACCCATCCAGACCAAGTTCAGAATGCCGCTCTTAAACTGGGTGGCCTTGAAACCCAGCCAGATTACAGGCACCGTCTTCACCGAGCTCAATGATGAGAAGGTGCTACAG gAGCTGGACATGAGTGACTTTGAAGAGCAGTTCAAGACAAAATCCCAAGGTCCCAGCCTGGACCTCAGTGCTCTGAAGAGTAAGGCAGCGCAGAAGGCCCCCAGCCAGGCCACGCTCATCGAGGCCAACCGGGCCAAGAACCTGGCCATCACCCTGCGTAAGGGCAACATGGGGGCCGACCGCATCTGCCAGGCCATTGAGAC GTACGACCTACAGGCCCTCGGCCTGGACTTCCTGGAGCTGCTGACCCGCTTCTTGCCCACGGAGTATGAGCGCAGCCTCATCGCCCGCTTCGAGCGGGAGCAGCGGCCGATGGAAGAGCTGTCGGAGGAGGACCGCTTCATGCTGCGCTTCAGCCGCATCCCGCGCCTGCAGGAGCGGATGGCCACGCTCACCTTCCTGGGCAACTTCCCGGATACTGCCCAGCTGCTCATGCCG CAACTGAATGCCGTCATTGCAGCCTCAATGTCCATCAAATCTTCTGACAAACTCCGCCAGATCCTGGAG atCGTCCTGGCCTTCGGCAACTACATGAACAGCAGCAAGCGTGGAGCAGCCTATGGCTTCCGGCTCCAGAGTCTGGATGCG CTGCTGGAGATGAAGTCGACTGATCGCAAGCAGACGCTGCTGCACTACCTGGTGAAGGTCATTGCTGAGAAGTACCCACAGCTCACAGGCTTCCACAGCGACCTGCACTTCCTGGACAAGGCCGGCTCAG TGTCCCTGGACAGTGTCCTAGGGGATGTGCGCTCCCTGCAGCGAGGCCTGGAGTTGACCCAACGGGAGTTTGTGCGGCAGGATGACTGCGTGGTGCTCAAGGAGTTCCTGAGGGCCAACTCACCCACCATGGATAAGCTACTGGCAGACAGCAAGACGGCTCAG GAGGCCTACGAGTCTGTGGTGGAGTACTTCGGAGAGAACCCCAAGACCACGTCCCCCTCCATGTTCTTTACCCTCTTTAGCCGCTTCATCAAGGCCTACAAG AAAGCTGAGCAGGAGGTGGAACAGTGGAAGAAAGAAGCAGCTGCCCAGGAGGCAGGCGCCGACACCCTGGGCAGAGGGGAGCCCCCAGCACCCAAG tcCCCACCCAAGATCCGGCGGCAACAGATGGACCTCATCTCTGAGCTGAAACGGAAACAGCAGAAGGAGCCACTTATCTATGAGAGTGACCGTGATGGGGCCATTGAAGATATCATCACAG TGCTCAAGACGGTGCCCTTCACGGCCCGCACCGGCAAGCGGACGTCCAGGCTCCTCTGTGAGGCCAGCCTGGGAGAGGAGATCCCCCTCTAG